The following is a genomic window from Perognathus longimembris pacificus isolate PPM17 chromosome 20, ASM2315922v1, whole genome shotgun sequence.
ctgtaattctagctattttggaggctgagatctgaggctcatggttcaaactcagcccaggcaggaaaatctgtgagactcttacctccaatgaaccaccagaaaaccagaagtgacactgtggatgAGCTGCAGAGcctggacagtgcccatgcccagaattcaagccccacaactgacaaaaaaaaaaaaaaaaaagaacaatgtacgttcatataagactacggTCGacaattacatttaaagccctaggcgaactttcttgggtgtggccacctggctattgtatatgttcttgatacattgtatattctatatatgtctatctgacctagagaagagatagaaaaacaggacataagatatcacaagaaatgtacacactgccctactatgtcactgtaccctttttgcacaacaccttgtcaaaaaatttgtgttcaattaataaacaaataaattttttaaaaaagaacataaaaacataaatttgattcatacaaacatacatacgtgggctggggatatggcctagtggcaagagtgcttgcctcctatacatgaggccctgggttcaattccccagcaccacatatacagaaaatagccagaagtggcgctgtggctcaagtggcagagtgctagccttgagcaaaaagaagccaggaacagtgctcaggccctgagtccaagacccaggactggccaaaaaactaaaacaaaaaacatacatacatacatatatgtttttcTGGATACATCATTACTTTAATGAAAGACACTTCTGGTCCTGACCCTGCACCATGTTGTATGCCGGAGCTTGTTGTAATCCCAGAGCTTGCAGGAGGATCCCAAGTCTGAAGCCATGCTGTGCTACATAGTAGaaccctgtctaaaaaaaaaataaaattctagttTTCCAGTCACTGTTGGGTGGTTTCTTTGTTCTATACATGAAAAATTCTTTACTGAGAAGATATtccattgaaaagaaaacaaataattctgGCATCACTGTCACTAGATACTTTAAGAAGAAAGGAGAGCATTTGTAAGAGAGGCATTCCATTGAGTGGATTGTATGAATCATTGGTGTACAGGGTTGAGAAGGAGATAATGTCGCCCCCTGCGGGGAACTTGGGAAATTATTGTGGGAAATTAATAGGGGTTTTTAGTTGTCAACTGGTTCGCAAGGGATCAGTAATCTGTCCTGGgaatgtgggcactgtcccttagcttttcctctcaaggatgGAACTCTTATCACTTGGGACACAGCTCCActgtcacgtgtgtgtgtgtgtgtgtgtattaattggagataattatctcacagaccttcttgcctgggctggctttgaaccataattattctatctcagcctcctgagtagctaggaacattacaggtgtgaaccataggTACCAGGCCCCAGTTAACAACTTGAAATTTCCCTAAATGTACATAGTCCTATTCAGAAGAAAAGAATTAAGGTGAGAATGAAGCTGGAGGcaatgcctcatgcctgtaatctcagctacttgcaAGCTGGAGATttagaggcctgaagttagagtCCAGTCCAGGTATAAAGTTTATGAgagcctcatctcaaccaataaaatgttggttgcagggctgggaatatggcctagtggcaaaagtgcttgcctcatatacatgaagccatgggttcgattcttcagcaccacatatatagaaaatggccagaagtggcgctgtggctcaagtggcagagtgctatccttgagcaaaaagaagccagggacagtgctcaggccctgagttgaaagcccaggactggtccaaaaaaaaaagttggttgcAGTGGCTCTTGGCTCTCATTTCAGGTACATGGGAAGCTTAAATGagagaatcacagtccaggccaccCAGGTTCTAAATACAAGACCTTATGTGAAAAATTGAAGCAAAAAAGGGTAggatgtgcctcaagtgatagagcacctatatagcatgcatgaagcccaaagTTTAAACTAATACTCCtaaaaaagaacagaatgaaaTGGCATGTACAACTTCCATATTCCACTGTTTCCTAGAATCATCTGGGGAGCATTCTGTAAAAATCACAATGTCTCAGCTCCACCCCAAGCCAATTTACTGTGAATCCCTGAAGGAGCCTTGGGTGAGTGTGGGTACTGTAGTTACTGGAAAGTTCCCCCTGTAGTACTAAAATGTACAGATGGGATTGAGACTCCTTGCCTTGGCTAATGATGAACAGGCACCTGAGTGGAGGTAATTATGTAATCTTCAAACCCAGGGGCCTACCTCCCCATCCCTTTTAAATCAAAGAGATTTCATATCACTATTGTTCTGATTAGCTGTTACTAAAAGCCATCTGCCCAGAGAATCTAtatccagaagaactgaaaaaaatgtcttggggctgagaatatggcctagtaatagagtgcttgcttcatacacatgaagccttgggtccaatttctcagcaccacataaacagaaaaagtcagaagcggcactgtggcacaagtggtagagtgctatgagcaaaaagtagccagggacagtgctcaggccctgagttcaagccccaggactggcaaaaaaaggaaacatttgtaactagtaattttaaaatactacCATTTGGCTTAACCCAAGCACCCAGGCAAATATGTCTGCAAGTGATTTCAGTTCAGAACAATGCAAAAATCAGACCAATTAATGTTTAAAACAAACTGTTTAAGTACAATTAAACctcattcaaaaaaaaaacttcagtgattctcctacctcagcctcctgagtgaaccAGGTGAACCatagtacacacatacatattcctgAGGTTAGTCTCAGACCTAAATCAGAATCACTGGGTGCAAAAGGCTACACCACACTTCACCTCCAGGCAGGTCTACATTTGTAATTCGTTAGCAGGTAGTGTGGAGGCACTGACTGGCAAGCCTCTCCAATGTACTTCCAGACATATGTCCTATggtcactttgtgtgtgtgtgtgtgtgtgtgtgtgtgtgtgtccagggagaaattttcatttttatgttttcttcaatAGCAACTTGCTGtctattgaagaaaaaaagatgaataaaatggCCTTACCCATTTTATTCAAACACTTCCTGGGCTCTCTGTAAAAGAGCTCCATAAATATTCACTGAATTAAAAGCTAActcgagctgggaatgtggcttagtggtagttgcacgcatgaagctctgggtttgattcctcagcaccacatacacaggaagagctgggagtggcgctgtggctcgagtggtagagtgctagccttgagcaaaaggaaagctcagggatagtgcctaggccaggatttccagtccccaggactggcaaaaataagaaaaaaagagaaaaagcgaAGGCAACGTCCACGCGGACCCCCCGGTGGGGCCAGAAGGCCCGcgactttatttttttgcccgcCTATTACAGCCTTCCTCACGTGATTGGCAGTCAACAGCCCGCCCCCAACACCACGTGACTCCGGGGCAAGCCGCTCTGGACGCCACTGCGCAGACCCATTCTCCCGCGCAGGCGCAGTCTCCGATCCCGTCCCGGCGCGCAATCCGGCGTCGGTTGTCGGCGCGCGGGCCGGCGAGCGGTACCCGGCGCCatggtggagaaggaggaggccgGTGGCGGCATCAGTGAAGAGGAGGCGGCGCAGTATGACCGGCAGATCCGCTTGTGGGGATTGGAGGCCCAGAAAAGGTCAGGGCCCGTGGGTCCTCGGGCGCCGCGTGGGTGGTGAGGGGGCGTGTGGCGGTCGGAGGCTTGCCGGGCGCCTGGCGGCGCGGGCCGGGAAGGTCTGACCTGGCTGGGAAGAGGAGATTACGCGGTGGGCTCGGGACTGACGGGGCAGTTTTTGGaagggctgggaggtggggacGTCCCGGAGCGGTGGGGATTGGGCGGTTCTGAGTGCTCCGAGGCCCCTGAAGGAGACTTGGGGGCGGTTCTGAGCGAGCTGGAAGTGGGAGTGCGGGGCGCCCAGACGGGGCGATGGGTGAGGGGTTTAGGGGCGGGGACGAATGGACGGGTCAAATTGGTGGAGGTGACATGGTTCATTCATTTATGGTGGCTGGGGGCGTAGTTCAGTCATTCACAGGTGGTGGGAATGTCTTCTTCACAGGATGGGCTGTTGGTTGTCTTTTCCAGATGAGATCTGCCGTGATACTTAGGTGCATCTAATGGAAACTAAACTTTTCCCCTATTCATTTGTTGTGTTCTGTGCGCTCAAGCTAACTGTCTTCTCTACAGGCTGCGGACCTCCCGGGTGCTCGTGGTTGGAATGAAGGGACTGGGGGCTGAAATCGCCAAGAATCTAATCCTGGCTGGTGTGAAAGGGCTGACCATGCTGGACCACGAACTGGTGGGCTGTTGTCACCTTATTACTGTCTCCTCCAGCTCTCCCCCCTCCTTGTGCAGATTTTGTGCTGAGAGGAAGATTAGCTTTGGTGAAGCTACTTTTGGAAACTTGAGTTTGAAACCTACTGCATCCTACCTGGACAGCCGTTTACTAGCATCACCTCAATGGCACTCTGTGATGTACAGTCATTAACGGCATTGCCTTGGAGGCTGTCTGGAAGTACATTGGAGAGTCTTGCTAGTCAGTGCCTCCACACTACCTGCTAACGAATTGCAAATGTAGATCTGCCTGGAGGTGTAGTGTGGTGTAGCCTTTTGCACCCAGTGATTCTGATTTAGGTCTGAGACAAATCTcaggaatatgtatgtgtgtaccatGGTTCACCTggttcactcaggaggctgaggtaggagaatcactgaagggttttttgtggggtttttttggatgAGGTTTAATTGTGTTtaaacagttttttttgttttttgttttttttttggccagtcctgagcttggactcagggtctgagcactgtccctggcttcttcttgctcaaagctagcactctgccacttgagccacagcgccacttctggccattttctgtatatgtggtgctggggaatcgaacccagggcctcatgtatacgaggcaagcacccttgccactaggccatatctccagccctaaaCAGTTTGTTTTAAACATTAATTGGTCTGATTTTTGCATTGTTCTGAACTGAAATCACTTGCAGACATATTTGGGTGCTTGGGTTAAGCCAAatggtatattttaaaattactagTTACAAatgtttcccccttttttttttttttgccagtcctggggcttgaactcagggcctgagcactgtccctgagctgcctttgttcaaggctagcactctgccacttgagccatagcgccacttacagctttttatatatggtgctggataatcgaacccagggcttcatgcatgctaggcaagcactctacaactaggccacattcctagtcccaccAATTGCACATTTAAGTGGAAAATGATAGCCTGGCCTTTCTGTTCAGAGTGAATTTCCTTTTTGAACACAAGGGGGTGCTCTTTAGCTATCAGTGAGCAGCTTAAAGTtaactggcatatatatatatatttttttttttaaataagaaaacttggcagagctttattgagtaagtatgCAAGCGGGCAAGCAGGCAAACAAAAGGGCAGGAGCacactctaacagagtgtgggtgTTCTCCTAGTAAGATAGAAACACCTTAACTGccctatattattttattttttgccagttctgaactcagggcctaagctctatccctggcttatttttgctcaaggctaacactaccacttgagacacagcaccactcctggctttttctacatatggagTGCTgaagaatgaaacccagggcttcatgtataccaggcaagcactctaccactaggccacattccccgccCTAATTACCCTATTTTAAAGCTTGAGAAAGACAAGCATTTCTTCCATTAGGAAGTGTAATACAATTTGATGGTATTTTAGCTATTTTTAAGTAGgaaggtttatttattttgccagtcctggggcttggtctcaagtcctgggcactgtccctggcttctttctgctcaaggctagcactctacttcttgagccacagagccacttctggctttttctgtatatgtggtgctggggaatcaaacccagggctttatgcatgcaaagcaagcactctaccactaagccacattcgcagctctggaggtttattattttttgaggttCATTTTCCAGAATAACTCAAGTGTATGTGTATTCCTAGGTGTCTCCTGAAGATCCTGGAGCTCAGTTTCTGATTCGTACTGGGTCTGTTGGGCGAAATAGAGCTGAAGCCTCTTTGGAGCGAGCTCAGAATCTCAACCCCATGGTGGACGTGAAGGTGGACACAGAGGACATAGAGAAGAAAACAGAGTCATTTTTCACTCAGTTTGATGCTGTAAGTTACTATTTAGAGACTGCAGGTACACAGCCCTCACATTACCCATTCTGAGCTTTCCTGGAAGTTGTCAAGTTCTGTTGTTTAGTTTTACCACTTTCTGTGGAGCATTACTCTATGCAGAGGTCCAGTGCTAGGCCTGTTGTGGCTGTTGGTAACTGCCGTATGCCGAATTCTTCCCTTGACATATGCCTCCAGGTTTGGTGTTGTGTCTCCCTTCTAGAATCTTTGCACATTATTGCAAATGTTTGCTCCTGAAAATTTAACAAGTTGTTGATAAATTTTGGTGCCAGAGGCACTTATTGTTAGAAATATCAAAGTACAGCTTGTGTTTGGTCTTCTGAAGGAGCACACCTGATCTCGATCTGTCTCTTGTCTGGTGGTTTTTAGCAGCCACTTGCCATGGTAACGGGGCAAAACGCCCACTGTGCTCAGCCAGACAAGGCGTCTGCAGCCTCTTTTGCTGTAGCAGCCGAAGCTACACTGAGCTGGGTATTGGTGGTGTTTATGACCTCTCACACAGGTTGAGTTCCCTGTACCTGGACAGACTCCCAAGTCCTGTGGccacaggttttttgtttgtttattttgccagtcctagggcttgaacttggcctgggtgctgcccctgagcctctctgtgttcaagtaTAGTgttgtaccacatgagccacaacaccacttctagctttttctatttttatgtggtactggggaattgaaccctgcgctttgtgcatgctaggcaagtactctaccactaagctacattcccagccccaccacagaGTTGTTTGGAGATGATAGACCCACTGCAGAAGAGGCCAAAACTTGAGTTGGGGGGaggcattgttttgttttatagtgtGCAAGCATCTGCTCGAAAATGGGCTTGGAACAATGAATCACCTGTGCATttgtccctttttctttcttatccaTGGTAACTCCATTTGGTTTATTCTAGCTAGTGTTCATCAACTTCGAGTTTTAGAGGCTTATTAGAGCAGATAGCCGGCTCATCATATATTACCCATGCTGCGGTGAGGGTGACTGCCCACTTCGCACGGCTGAGATAATTTCTGCCTtaatccctctcccctccttgggTGGCCACATCCTTTGAAATCCCTAAGGATAGACACTTGCAGAGGGGCTATCAACTAGAAATGCCCTTGAGTTGAGGAAAAGGCCTTGTGTAATTCAGAAGTTGTTAACTAATCCCACAAAGCTTCTCCCAAAAAGTTACTGCCCCATGCTATGGAACTGGCCATTTCCAGCGCCTCAGCTTCCTCAAACACCACCCAGAGGTTGTTACAGGGGACTCTtcagtgagccacacctccgctgtAGCAGAAAAGAACCAAccaaggccaggcaccagtgtctcacccctgtcaactactcaggaggctagcccctaggcaggaaagtctgagagactcttatcactgataaaccactcaaaaacaaaaaaggctctgtggctcatcactagcctggagcacaaagaagctcagcaaccaaccccaggcccaaagtttaccaggactggcaaaaaaaaaacccaccaaaggCCATTTGCCCAGTAACCTTTTCTCCTCCTTAAATCTGGGGAAATAATAACAACAGGTTTTATCTTCTCTGTCTTGTCAAACAAAAGGTTGATGGATATAAACAATTGGAAATGAATGGGTTAGCTAATAGTTCAGAGAAAGCTTGCTGAGTTATTCCTGCCATTTTTCATGGAAGCCCTAAGTGTGGATTATGTAGAGGTGTGAGAACTGTGGTGGCTTTCTCTAAGCactcttttggttttttgttgtttttttttttggtgttagaAAGTGGCCTCAATTGACAGTATGGCTGCATGCATGGAAACCTGCAGCTTGTCTTCTAGCCACAGTACCCAAAGAAACCCTCATGCCAGTTTGCCCCTGGCTGTTGCCAGAGCCTAGTCAGACATGAGGACCTGTCTTCCTTCTGCAGGTGTGCCTGACTGGATGTTCCCGTGATGTCATCATTAATGTTGACCAGATCTGCCACAAAAACAGCATCAAGTTCTTCACTGGAGATGTCTTTGGCTACCATGGTTACACATTTGCCAATCTTGGAGAGCATGAGTTTGTCGAGTAAGTGtcgggaggaagggatggaacaATTCTTATTTACTGGTAAGAAACAGCCGTCTAATGAAAGTGTTTTATTGTAGTGAGTAGGATATTCTAAAGCCAAAGCACTGGCAACTGACTGAGTGCAATAGCTTGTGTGTTCCAAGTTGTAGATGATGGTCTCATCTAAAGCAAGCAGAGTGCTAGATGGTTGGTATGGGTCAGTCTTCACTTTAGGTGTTGTGCCCACGTTTTCATCCCAGGTGTGGGGGTGTGCTTGTTCTCTTGACACTGTCCCCCAGCATGTACTTGAGTCTGTTCAGGCTGAGAGAGCCAGTAGTGTGAGTGTGGACTAGTTGGGTGAGTAACTGCAGGTTTCAGCTCCCGGGTCCGCAGATAGTTCTGGGGTACATGGGTCAAGTGGAGCGCACAGTCcttcctcatttaggaccttgagGCTGTGATTCTTTCATGATGGAATCTTCATTATTGTGAATTTGGAGCTGCTAGATGAAAGATGGCAGGTGGCACAGATGTAAACATGGTTGGTAGAGACAGGCCCAGTGTGGGTGGAGCTTCGAGCCAAAGCCCCTGGGGAGGATCTGACATTTCTTGCCTATAGGGCAGAGATAGGGAAGAGTCCCCTGGTGTGGACTCCCTCccttgagtgctggtggcttaaggaGCAGCACTTTTTGTCCTCCAGACACCTCATTAAGTGTGTCATGCTGGATCTCCAAGCAGAGCACTAGGCAGTGCACCAACTCTTGTTTTTGCAGGGTG
Proteins encoded in this region:
- the Sae1 gene encoding SUMO-activating enzyme subunit 1 isoform X1, which produces MVEKEEAGGGISEEEAAQYDRQIRLWGLEAQKRLRTSRVLVVGMKGLGAEIAKNLILAGVKGLTMLDHELVSPEDPGAQFLIRTGSVGRNRAEASLERAQNLNPMVDVKVDTEDIEKKTESFFTQFDAVCLTGCSRDVIINVDQICHKNSIKFFTGDVFGYHGYTFANLGEHEFVEEKTKVAKVSQGVEDGPDTKRAKLDSSETTMVKKKVVFCPIKEALEVDWSSEKAKAALKRTATDYFLLQVLLKFRTDKGRDPSSDTCREDSELLLQIRNDMLDSLGVRPDLLPDDFVRYCFSEMAPVCAVVGGILAQEIVKALSQRDPPHNNFFFFDGMKGSGVVECLGPK
- the Sae1 gene encoding SUMO-activating enzyme subunit 1 isoform X2 gives rise to the protein MVEKEEAGGGISEEEAAQYDRQIRLWGLEAQKRLRTSRVLVVGMKGLGAEIAKNLILAGVKGLTMLDHELVSPEDPGAQFLIRTGSVGRNRAEASLERAQNLNPMVDVKVDTEDIEKKTESFFTQFDAVCLTGCSRDVIINVDQICHKNSIKFFTGDVFGYHGYTFANLGEHEFVEEKTKVAKVSQGVEDGPDTKRAKLDSSETTMVKKKVVFCPIKEALEVDWSSEKAKAALKRTATDYFLLQGTASPRWPRCVRWLAGSWHRRL